Within the Sebaldella sp. S0638 genome, the region ACCAGTCCTTTCCGCTTTCGGGATGGTGGTCACGAACAATGAGCGGTGACTGGGTACGGAAAACTACCCTGTTAGAAGATATTTTTCTTTCTTTCTGTATTACTATTCTTGTTATTTTTATGCTATTTAATGTTGAAAATCTTATTTCTTGATACAGGTTTTTGACAAATGCGTTATAAAAATCAATTCCTATAACATTGTCGGAAGTGGAAAAATTAATGATGATTCTTTTGTTAGGTATTTCTATTGTCTCTTTTTTGATAATAGGGTTCTGGAAATAGTTAGAAAAAGTAAATTCCTTCTGTATGGGGTCTCTCATGTGGTAGTACTTATTAAATACATCTTCATCATAGTTTGTTAAACATCTTTTAAACATAGATACTATTTTTCTACGGTAATCTAATGGTATTTCATTTTCTTTCAATTCACAATGTAACGATAATCTCAATTTTTTCCTCCTTTACTGTACTGTATTTTAATTTATTAACTTAACTAATTATAACCTATTTTCTTATTTTTTCAAATATTTTTTATTTTACAATTTTAGTAATTAATAAACTATCTAAGCAATCATATTTTTATGTATTATTTACATTGATATAATTATAATATATGTTGTTCTAATTAATTTTTTCACTTTCAATATTTGTCATAAATTTAGGTAATTTTGCTTGTTATAAATATTACAATTTTATTTATCACATAATTCTGTCTACCTCCAATAAGGCAAAAAAGTCCGGAGATCGACAATCCTTTATCATTTAAGGTTTTCATTATATTTTCACCCCAAACATGACAGTCTAATGTCATGTTTTAGCACACAAAAAAAATAGGTCGACAGAAACGTTTATTTAAGGTATAACAAATAGTGGATTTCTCTCCACAAAGGATTTAATATAACTATCTTAGAATGTAAAGTTTTCTCTCCTGTGATTTAAATTTATGCTCTAAATGATTTAATATAACTATCTTAGAATGTAATTTTATCTACATAAGCATCTATTCCGCCAGTTTCATTTGATTTAACACAACCATCCTAAAATAAACTTAACCTCATCCCCCCTCCCAAAAATTCCCAAAACAAAAAAAGACACCTACAAAAAAGTGTCTCTTATCTATTAATACAACTAAAAAAACAAACTACCCCTGATTATCTTTTCTTTCACTTTCGATCTTCTGAATCTGCTCTTTTAAACGTGCCAGTTTTTCATCATCCATAGAATCGAAATTCATATCTTCGAATTCATCCTGCTTTGCTTCAGCTTCCTGATCAGCAGCTTTCAGTTTTTCAATAATATTTTTCCCTTGCTCCACAGTAATTTCACCTTTTTTCGCAAGCTCGTCTATTATCTCTTTCCCTTGTTCAGCAGTAATTTTCCCTACTTCCTGAAGCTCAGAAATACTATCACTGATCTTTTCAGCTGTCATAGCCAAAGCACCAACACCCGCCAAGATGAGATTTTTAAAAATATCTTTTCCGTTATTATCTGCCATACAAAATTCCTCCTTTATTTTTTCTGGTTTTAATGACTATATTTTATCATATTCATACACCAATTACGAGTAATTACTCTATTATTTTTTTATCTTTTTTACTTCATAAAAATTAGTCTTCCCATAAATGCGAAAACATGTTCTCATCCTCAATATAACACTCAATAGTGCTATCAACCAAAGCACTGTCGAAAAACCTCAGTCTCTTGAAGTCCAAAAAATCAATATCAAATTCAGATAAAACACTAAACAGCTCAGAATTCTCCTCATTCCTGTCAACGAAAACCCTTTTTATCCTCGTACTTTTATCCTCAAGCACGTGATCATAATCAAGCCCCCACTCACTATCGGTATATATTTCCTTATGCTTTATATACCTTATCTCGTAAGAAACCACAGGAAGAAGATTATTCTTATACTTCTGCTCTTCTTCTTTCTCCACAGGAAAAATCAAAACATAAGCCTTCATCCCGTCCTCTGTATTATTTACCTGAAATCCCACTTTCACTTTTTTTCTGTGCAGATACTCCAGCAATGATTCCGGCAATTCCATAATCGTTCCCTCTTTCCAAAAAAATATTTTAATCTTATCTAATTCCTACTTCCGGCTAAAATCCATAATATTCCCATTGATCATAGTCCACACTACGTTAAAATCCTTATCAAGCAGTACCAAATCCGCATCATAACCATTCTTTATCTGCCCTTTACCAGATATCCCCAAAATTTCTGCCGGCGTCTTAGAAGCCATTTTTATTGCATCATGAAGCGTAACTCCCATTTCCACAGACAGCTTCAAAGCCTTATTCATTGTCACGGTACTCGAAGCCAGCGTCCCGTCTGCAAGCCTTGCCACCCCGTTTTCCACCTTTACATGATGACCGCCGAACATATATTCACCGTCTCCTGCATTCATCGCCTGTAAAGCATCTGTGATAAGAACCATTTTATCTGCTCCTTTTATATTATACATGAGCCTGACTATGGCAGGATGTAAATGTATACCGTCAATTATAGCCTGTAAACTAACTTTTTCTTCTTCAAATGCTGCAACTATAAGTCCCGGATCTCTATGATGAATCTGCGGCATAGCATTAAAACAATGCGTAATATGCTCTGCGCCCAATTCAAAGGCATGTTTCGCTTCTTCATAAGTCGCACCTGAATGCGCTATAGAAACTATAATACCTTTTTTTCTCAGATATTCCACCAATTCAAAACCTCCGGGAAGTTCAGGGGCAATAGTAATCATTTTTACAAGTGAACCTGCCTTGCTTAGAATAAGTTCCATTTCCTTAATATCAGGATGTCTCAGATACTTTTCATTCTGCATTCCTTTTTTTTCAGGATTTAGATAAGGCCCTTCAAGATGAATTCCCGCAATCAAGGCTCCTCTCTCTTCCCCAACTGTTTTTTGTACACATTCTATCATTTTCAGTAAATCCTCTATGGAAGAACTCACTGAAGTTACCAAAAAAGAAGTACACCCTGTCTTTGCACATTCTTCAGACACGACCTGTATGCTTTCTTCCGTCCCGTCCATCATATCATGATTATTAGCCCCGTGAATATGCACATCTATCATTCCAGGAATCAGCAGATTATTATCAGCATCTATTATTTCTGTATCATTTATACCATCTGTTATTTTTTCACGACTTACACCTGTTATCTTCCCGTTTTCTATAATTATATTCACGCTGACTATTTCATTATCCAGTGAAATTGCAGCATTTTTTATCAGTTTTTTCATTTTTCCTCCCTTATTAAAAATACCATATATATCAAAATAATTAAATCACTCAAAAAATTATATTTCAGCAGAAATTTGTTATAAGAAAAACACTTTTTACTGAAAATCTCCATGCAAAAAGTGTTCTTTTTTATGTTATTATAATAAATTAATTCCGTTTTCCTTACATATTTTTTCTGTTTCTTCACTCCAGATAGAAGCCTGAACCTCTCCCACGTGAGCCTTTCTCAAAAAATACATACATATTCTCGACTGCCCAATTCCTCCGCCTATAGTAAGAGGAAGTATGTTCTCCTTTACCATCTGATGATACTGCATCTCTAATCTGTCCAATGCATTTGAAATATGAAGCTGTCTTTCAAGAGATTCACTGTCTACTCTTATTCCCATTGATGAAAGTTCTATCGCACAATTCAAAAGCGGATTCCAGAATATTATATCCCCGTTCAGATTCCAGTCATCATAATCAGGAGCTCTTCCGTCATGCTTTTCCCCTGATTTTAGTACACCTCCGATTTTCTTTAGGAATATTGCCCCGTATTCTTTCGCAGCGGCATCTTCCCTCTCTTTTGCATTAAGACCCGGATATTTATCTTCAAGTTCCTGTGTAGTTATGAATGTTATTTTCTCTGGAAGCCATTTTTCACCAAGTTCAGGATATTCTCCCAAAGTAAAAGCCTCCACAGACTTAAATACATCAAATAATTTTTTTACAATTACTTCAAGAAAATCTTCTGTTCTGTCCTCTTTAGCAATAACTCTTTCCCAGTCCCATTGATCCACATATATAGAATGCAGATTTGAAGTTTCTTCTTCACGACGGATCGCATTCATGTCAGTATAAAGACCCTCTCCGTTTTGAAAATCATATCTGTATAAAGCCATTCTTTTCCATTTGGCAAGTGAATGTACTATCTCTACACTAAGGTCTGTGATATTCGGTGCTGTAAAGCTCACCGGATGTTCATGCCCGCTCAGATTATCGTTTAATCCTGTATTTCTTATTACAAACAGCGGAGCTGAAACTCTTGTTATATTCAGCTTTTCACTTAATTCATCCTCAAATCTGTCTTTGAGCTTTTTTATTGCTACTTCAGTTTCCCTTATATTTAAAGGCGTTTTATAATTTTCTGGTACTATAACTTTCATTAATTTTTATCCTCCTGATATTATTTGAATTTTATTTTTTAAAGAAACCTTTCATTCCGCCAGAAATCAAGGAAACTGTATTACTTACTATCTTAAACGGGTTTCCGTAAAAAGCCACATATTTAGGCTTCCATTCAGGATCAAATTTATTTTTGAATTTTTTCAATCCTTCAAAGTTATAAAAATGATTTCCGTGTTTATATATAAATATTCCTGCTTTATTCCACAGATTAACCAGACCTGTATTCCTGTCCTCTATCCCTGATAAAGGAGCCATCCCGAGATTAAAATATTTATATCCGTTTTCCTTACCGTATTCCATTATTTTCATGAATAAAAAGTCCATAATTCCGTTTGGTGCTTTATCTACATCATATCTCATAAGATCTATTGATATTTCATTTTTATCCCCTGAATAAAATAAATTGGCAAAGGCATATATTTCATTGTCTTTTGTAATAACTGCGGTATCAAAATTTCTCATATATTCCTTTGTAAAATTACCCAGTGAAAAACTTTTTTCCCTTACTTTTTTTGTCTCAAGCCAGATATCCGATATTCTTTCCAGCTCATCAAGATAAGGTTCTATCTCTTCTTTTTTTATAATCTTTATTTCGTACTCTTCTTTTGTAAGCTTATTATATGTATACCTCAGAGTCTTCTTTTTATCTCCTTTAAGTGAAAAATCCCCAAGGTTTACCAGAGCCTCTTCGCCTATTTTCAGTATTGTCAGCCCTATGTCCAGATAATAATGAAGGTTTTCCTTACCTACTTCATAAAATATAATGGACTCAAGGCTGTTTTTGGTATCCAGATAATAATCCCAGATAATTTCGGAAATTTCATTTTCGTCACCTACGGGGTCCCCCATTACTATACGGGTATTCTGATACTTCCCGTACATAATAAAGGCTTTTTTATTATCGCTGAAATATATTCTTTTATCATTCAGATAGACAAGATTTGACTCAGAATCAGAAGAATCTCTCATTATTTCATCCACTGTTTCTTTAGAATCATTTAGACAGGTATATTTTTCCTGAGTTACAGGCCTTAATATTTTTATTATGGAAAATATAAAGGTGAATAACCCAATTGCAAAGATAGCTCTCAGCACCCTCGGCGCACCCTTGTGAAACTCAAACTGCCACCACAGCAGATCACTGTACGGTGTTTTATTATAGGAAAAAAGGCCGAGCCATATTGATGATATAAGTACCATTACAATTAAGACTGTCCATTCCAGATTTATTCCGTTATGGAATAAGGAACTTTTCCTGTAAAAAAACTTCTTTGACGGAATCAAAAGAATCAGTACAAGAAGTAAAACAGATGCTGTGCCGTATCCTGCACCTTTGAATAACAGGGAAAAAATCCCCAGAATCAGAGTACATATAGAAATCCTGTATGCGAGGTTTATACGGTTTTTAATAGCATAACTAAGCAGTATAAGAACTATTCCCACTATACTTCCCAAAAAGTGTGATATCTCTAATACACCTAAAGGAATAATTTTTTCCAGAAAAGTTATTCTGCTGATCGCAGGCGGTATAGACCCTGATACTAAAAGTATTATCCCGCTGGTAAAACAAAACGCCGCAAGAAGCACTGGAACGAGAAATTCATATGTTCTTGCTATCTTCTCAGTTTTTGAAGTAAACTCCATTATTATGTATGTTATTATTGCGCCGATTAAAGGTACAAGATAATATACAACCCTGTACAGGAAAATTGCCGCCAATATTCCGTTGCTGCTTCCCAGAAGATTTATGAATACAAATTCAAATGTTCCTATTCCTCCGGGCAGATTACTAACCACACCTGCAAACTGTGCCAGGCAGAAAATACCTAAAAACAAGAAAAAATCAGGCTTTTCAGGTAAAAACAAATACAGCACAAGACCTGCCACAGCCCAGTCGGTAAATCCCACTATAATCTGCTTTAATACTATACTTCTCTTTATACTCAGCTTTTTTATATCGGGTATTTTCCAGCAGTAGACCACTAGCAGAAGAATCAGCGGAACCGCATATATTTTCATGCTGACAGATGCTGAAACAGCAGCAGCCGTTTACCAGTCCCACCCAGAATGAAACCATTGTAAATAAAGATATTTTTATTATTTTTCCTTCTGGTATTTTTAATGCTCCGTACAGCCTAAGCCTGATTGCCGAAGATGAAATCCCCGAAAAACCAAGACTATTACCAAATGCAAAGGCTGTAAATGAAACCGGAATCACTTTCCTGAACGGAAGCTTTTCATCTTCATTACGTAAAGCCAGCAAATCATAAAAAGTCAGTATAAAATAATTCAGTCCTGCTATAAAAAGTCCCAAAAGAATAACTGACATGCTGTACTCATTTACCACTTCTATAATATGCCTGATATTATAATTTTTCAGCTCTTTGTATAGTAAAAAGAGAATTAGTATAAAGAACAGCAGCTTTAGTATTAAAATAATCTTCTTTTTCATTATTGCCCCTTTTATCTCCCTAATACTCCGGGCAGACAGTATTTTTATTATAAAATAGCTGGTTACCAGATATTAAGGTAATTTTTTCAATTCCACCGTTACTTCTTCCACGTGATTCTTTACTCTCACATTTCTCCATTCTTTCACTATATTCTGATCTTTGTCTATCAGAAATGTACTCCTTACTATTCCCATATACTCTTTTCCGTAATTTTTCTTTAACTGCCACACTCCGTACATTTCACATACTTTATGATCAGGATCGCTTAATAATAGAAACGGAAGATCATTTTTCTCTATAAATTTTTCATGGCTGTTTATAGAATCCAGACTTATCCCCAGTATTTCTGCATTTCCTTCTTTTATCTCATTGGAATTATCCCTGAAATCACAGGCTTCTGTGGTACATCCCGGAGTAGAATCTTTGGGATAAAAGTATAATATTACTGCTTTGCCTTTATAGTCACTCAGACTTACATTCTTACCATTGCTCGCCTGAAGTGTGAAATCTTTTGCTTTCATAGTAAGCCTCCTTATTTAATTAATCATACATATAAATTTTTAGTGCTATTGCTTCATCAGTGGGTATCGCAAGAGCATAGAGCTTCTTTCCCGAATCCACAAGCCTCGCAAGGACTTCGCTGTGTTCTTTGGGTACATAACCTACTTTTTCTTTTCTTTCATTATATGCAGCCACCATATTTATATATGTCCCGGAAAATTCCCTGAACAGATCAAGTGTAGTAATATTCTTGATTTTCCAGTTAAAATTTCTTATATATTTAGTTCCGTCCAGATATGTATCCAGAAGAAATACTCTCTTTGTACTTTTCATATATTTATCCATAAGCAGCTTTGAATATTCAAATATCATATTCTTTCCTACTTCTATCTTCTCTTTTCTTCCGTTTCTCTGCAAAAGAAGAAGACTATTCCCGAATCTGAATTCAGTAACAGTATAATTTCCCTGTTTTTTCAACAGTTCAAAATGCTCCATCAGTTCTTCAAACATCATTATTTCTTTCTGCAAAATCTGAAAACAGCCTCTTTGTATTTCTATAGACTCATTTTCGATAAATGAATAATAAAACCTACCATCAGAAAAAATTTCTATCTCATAACTTCCTCCATAAAATAACCCTTCAAACTCCAGCTTTATTCCTTCAAATCTGTTAGACATCATATTTTTTCCTCCTAAATACTTTAGCTTGACCAGTCTGACGTTTATGAAACAACGCTTTCAAAAAAAATTTTCAAAATACAGACTATTTTTCATTTATTGTTCTATACTACTTATAATTATAATAACATTAGACTTCCCCTAAATGCAACAGGATTTATTTATAATACCTTTACATGAGAATCAAGGCTGTAAATAACATCCTTTCTTTCCACAATTATCTGTATTCTTTCAGATAATTCCTTATCTTTTTTTATTTTTTTTATCAGTCTCATAGCAGGATTTATTGCTACAGGAAATTTCACATTTTTAAACATTGTCAGATCACCTGTGGTATCTCCGTATGCATAAGATTTTGCGAAATCTATATTATATTTCTCACAAAAATAATTAATGGCTTTTTTCTTACTTTTTGCATCCCACATAGGAATTACCTCCCCGGTAAATATATTGTTTTCATCCACAATATACTGTGATGACATAAAATCATCCACTTCATACTTTTGTGCCATTTTTCCTACAAGAAAATCCGGACTTCCTGATATTATAATTATTTTATGTTTTTTTTCTTTGTGCTCTTTTAATTTTTGCCTTGTATACCTGTAAACCCTTTCCCATTTCAAATCAATTACTCTTTTGGCAAGGAACTCTACATCAGTTTTATTCAAATTTTTTAATGCATCTACATAAGTTTCTACTAATTCCAGCAAATAGTCGTCATAGTTCCCATTCCTTTTTTCCCAGTGTTCAAACTTCTGCTTTACACGGCCGGTCCATGAAGACATATTAATAAATTCATATTTTACGAGCATCTTAAAATGTTCTATTAAAAGTGAATCTCTGTAAATTGTACCATCTATATCAAAAAATGCACCTATATTTTTTTTCATAATATTCACCTCTTTTATATAGTATCTTAAAATGACTATTTTTTCAAGAGAATATACCATCTTTTTAAAACTTAAATTAACATACAATAAAATGTTCCAGCCTTGTAAATTATTTATAGAAAAGTTATAATTAAATTACAAAGAAACATTATATTCAAATGACCAGTTTTATACAAACTGCTGTTACTGCCTTTCACATACCGTAAAATCTGTATTGACTTTTATGTACATAAGTTCTATAATTCGAGATTATTAAAACAAAATACATATTCTCTAAAGGAGGGAATTCAAAAATGGATATTTATTATCCTATAGTTACA harbors:
- the cas6 gene encoding CRISPR-associated endoribonuclease Cas6 — protein: MRLSLHCELKENEIPLDYRRKIVSMFKRCLTNYDEDVFNKYYHMRDPIQKEFTFSNYFQNPIIKKETIEIPNKRIIINFSTSDNVIGIDFYNAFVKNLYQEIRFSTLNSIKITRIVIQKERKISSNRVVFRTQSPLIVRDHHPESGKDWYYSCNDLNFEKFLKRNLYNQLKDKFSENIEKDLDTLSIKKLDMKKIIVTSYGIKMASSIGSFEMEGEQYILNEVYQSGAGSKKSLGFSMVDIV
- a CDS encoding YbhN family protein; the encoded protein is MKKKIILILKLLFFILILFLLYKELKNYNIRHIIEVVNEYSMSVILLGLFIAGLNYFILTFYDLLALRNEDEKLPFRKVIPVSFTAFAFGNSLGFSGISSSAIRLRLYGALKIPEGKIIKISLFTMVSFWVGLVNGCCCFSICQHENICGSADSSASGLLLENTRYKKAEYKEKYSIKADYSGIYRLGCGRSCAVFVFT
- the nagA gene encoding N-acetylglucosamine-6-phosphate deacetylase; translation: MKKLIKNAAISLDNEIVSVNIIIENGKITGVSREKITDGINDTEIIDADNNLLIPGMIDVHIHGANNHDMMDGTEESIQVVSEECAKTGCTSFLVTSVSSSIEDLLKMIECVQKTVGEERGALIAGIHLEGPYLNPEKKGMQNEKYLRHPDIKEMELILSKAGSLVKMITIAPELPGGFELVEYLRKKGIIVSIAHSGATYEEAKHAFELGAEHITHCFNAMPQIHHRDPGLIVAAFEEEKVSLQAIIDGIHLHPAIVRLMYNIKGADKMVLITDALQAMNAGDGEYMFGGHHVKVENGVARLADGTLASSTVTMNKALKLSVEMGVTLHDAIKMASKTPAEILGISGKGQIKNGYDADLVLLDKDFNVVWTMINGNIMDFSRK
- the mprF gene encoding bifunctional lysylphosphatidylglycerol flippase/synthetase MprF encodes the protein MGFTDWAVAGLVLYLFLPEKPDFFLFLGIFCLAQFAGVVSNLPGGIGTFEFVFINLLGSSNGILAAIFLYRVVYYLVPLIGAIITYIIMEFTSKTEKIARTYEFLVPVLLAAFCFTSGIILLVSGSIPPAISRITFLEKIIPLGVLEISHFLGSIVGIVLILLSYAIKNRINLAYRISICTLILGIFSLLFKGAGYGTASVLLLVLILLIPSKKFFYRKSSLFHNGINLEWTVLIVMVLISSIWLGLFSYNKTPYSDLLWWQFEFHKGAPRVLRAIFAIGLFTFIFSIIKILRPVTQEKYTCLNDSKETVDEIMRDSSDSESNLVYLNDKRIYFSDNKKAFIMYGKYQNTRIVMGDPVGDENEISEIIWDYYLDTKNSLESIIFYEVGKENLHYYLDIGLTILKIGEEALVNLGDFSLKGDKKKTLRYTYNKLTKEEYEIKIIKKEEIEPYLDELERISDIWLETKKVREKSFSLGNFTKEYMRNFDTAVITKDNEIYAFANLFYSGDKNEISIDLMRYDVDKAPNGIMDFLFMKIMEYGKENGYKYFNLGMAPLSGIEDRNTGLVNLWNKAGIFIYKHGNHFYNFEGLKKFKNKFDPEWKPKYVAFYGNPFKIVSNTVSLISGGMKGFFKK
- a CDS encoding HAD-IB family hydrolase encodes the protein MKKNIGAFFDIDGTIYRDSLLIEHFKMLVKYEFINMSSWTGRVKQKFEHWEKRNGNYDDYLLELVETYVDALKNLNKTDVEFLAKRVIDLKWERVYRYTRQKLKEHKEKKHKIIIISGSPDFLVGKMAQKYEVDDFMSSQYIVDENNIFTGEVIPMWDAKSKKKAINYFCEKYNIDFAKSYAYGDTTGDLTMFKNVKFPVAINPAMRLIKKIKKDKELSERIQIIVERKDVIYSLDSHVKVL
- the asnA gene encoding aspartate--ammonia ligase — encoded protein: MKVIVPENYKTPLNIRETEVAIKKLKDRFEDELSEKLNITRVSAPLFVIRNTGLNDNLSGHEHPVSFTAPNITDLSVEIVHSLAKWKRMALYRYDFQNGEGLYTDMNAIRREEETSNLHSIYVDQWDWERVIAKEDRTEDFLEVIVKKLFDVFKSVEAFTLGEYPELGEKWLPEKITFITTQELEDKYPGLNAKEREDAAAKEYGAIFLKKIGGVLKSGEKHDGRAPDYDDWNLNGDIIFWNPLLNCAIELSSMGIRVDSESLERQLHISNALDRLEMQYHQMVKENILPLTIGGGIGQSRICMYFLRKAHVGEVQASIWSEETEKICKENGINLL
- a CDS encoding HIRAN domain-containing protein, with translation MMSNRFEGIKLEFEGLFYGGSYEIEIFSDGRFYYSFIENESIEIQRGCFQILQKEIMMFEELMEHFELLKKQGNYTVTEFRFGNSLLLLQRNGRKEKIEVGKNMIFEYSKLLMDKYMKSTKRVFLLDTYLDGTKYIRNFNWKIKNITTLDLFREFSGTYINMVAAYNERKEKVGYVPKEHSEVLARLVDSGKKLYALAIPTDEAIALKIYMYD
- the bcp gene encoding thioredoxin-dependent thiol peroxidase; translation: MKAKDFTLQASNGKNVSLSDYKGKAVILYFYPKDSTPGCTTEACDFRDNSNEIKEGNAEILGISLDSINSHEKFIEKNDLPFLLLSDPDHKVCEMYGVWQLKKNYGKEYMGIVRSTFLIDKDQNIVKEWRNVRVKNHVEEVTVELKKLP